From the Corythoichthys intestinalis isolate RoL2023-P3 chromosome 13, ASM3026506v1, whole genome shotgun sequence genome, one window contains:
- the LOC130927904 gene encoding zinc finger protein OZF-like isoform X2, with protein sequence MKEEEPERPQQQKREVQHSIRKEEVKLPYIKEEDYITRSTGEHLKSEDGPSEVSRGTEPPSGSSSSTEGLQAYIFIATSDRNGATSHSPYKDNCPKKFHRDDNFCKWSLCGRTFANNYTYDMHMRSHIGEKPFSCSVCGKKFSNKSNLKKHTRTHTGEKPFSCSVCGKTFSEKGNLKQHTRTHAGEKPFSCSVCGRGFIQKRNLNKHMRTHTGEKLFPCSVCGQAFSQKEDLKRHTRTHTGEKPFSCSVCGKTFSDKGNLKKHTRTHTGEKPFVCLVCGQGFTLKQRLKIHTRTHTGEEPFSCSVCGQGFDQKHQLNLHMRTHTGEKPFSCSVCGQRFTHKQNLIVHIRTHTGEKPFSCSVCGQGFARKQYLKIHTRTHTGEKPFSCSVCGQGFDQKPNLNAHMRTHTGEKPFSCAVCGQGFAWKYQIKRHVCV encoded by the coding sequence ATGAAAGAGGAAGAGCCAGAGCGCCCTCAACAGCAAAAAAGAGAAGTGCAACATTCAATCAGAAAGGAGGAGGTAAAGCTGCCATATATTAAAGAGGAAGACTATATCACCAGGTCCACTGGTgagcacttgaagagtgaagatgGACCGAGTGAGGTCAGCAGAGGGACGGAGCCTCCAAGCGgcagcagcagctcaacagaaggaTTGCAAGCCTACATTTTCATCGCAACGTCAGATAGAAATGGCGCCACGTCACACTCACCTTACAAAGATAATTGTCCTAAGAAATTTCACCGTGACGACAATTTTTGCAAATGGTCTCTGTGTGGGAGAACCTTTGCTAATAACTATACATATGATATGCATATGAGGAGCCACATAGGAGAAAAACCTTTCTCCTGCTCcgtttgtggtaaaaaattctCTAACAAAAGCAActtgaaaaaacacacaagaacccatacAGGTGAAAAACCTTTCTCCTGCTCGGTTTGTGGTAAAACATTCTCTGAAAAAGGCAACTTgaaacaacacacaagaacccatgctggtgaaaaacctttttcctgctcagtttgtggtcgtgGATTTATTCAAAAGCGAAACTTAAACAAACATATGCGAACCCACACCGGTGAAAAACTTTtcccctgctcagtttgtggtcaagcatTTAGTCAAAAGGAAGACTTGaaaagacacacaagaacccacactggtgaaaaacctttctcCTGCTCTGTTTGTGGTAAAACATTCTCTGACAAAGGCAActtgaaaaaacacacaagaacccatactggagaaaaacctttcgtctgcttagtttgtggtcaaggattcactctCAAGCAACGcttgaaaatacacacaagaactcACACCGGGGaagaacctttttcctgctcagtttgtggtcaaggtttTGATCAGAAGCATCAGTTAAACTTACACatgagaacccacactggagaaaaaccattttcctgctcagtttgtggtcaacgaTTCACTCATAAGCAAAACTTAATTGTACACATAAGAACCcatactggcgaaaaacctttttcctgctcagtttgcggtCAAGGATTTGCTCGAAAGCAATACTTGAagatacacacaagaacccataccggggaaaaacctttttcctgctcagtttgtggtcaaggtttTGATCAAAAGCCAAATTTAAATGCACACatgagaacccacactggagaaaaaccattTTCCTgtgcagtttgtggtcaagggttCGCTTGGAAGTATCAGATAAAGAGACACGTGTGTGTCTGA